From the Pseudomonas monsensis genome, the window CCAGCACGAGAGCATCAACGCCGAATCCTGGCCGGGCCTTGAGCCTTACCGGGACAGGATCATCACGGCGGTGCAGAATGATCGTACGTTCGCGGCCAGTTACTTCTACATTTTCCTGAACAACAACCAATACATTTGCTACAACATGCAGCGCAATCGGGTGGAATACGGCCCTATCGATGTGGATGAAGACAGCTGGCCCGGTTTGCTCTGCGGCCTGCCTTGAACCGGGCGCCTCGGCCGGTTAATCATCGGTTAATCGCCACCGCCCATTGTGCACCTCACTTGCACAGGGACAAGGCTCCTCCATGCGTCATTTTTTTCTTTTGTTTGCTCTGCTGATGTCCAGCCTGGCCCAGGCTGGAAACAATCCATTTGATACAAAACCGGAGTTTCTGCCGGTCGACAAGGCTTTCGTGCTCACCTCCGAACGTCTGGAGTCTGGGGAAACCCAGTTGTTCTGGCAGATCACCGACGGCTATTACCTGTACCAGAAACGCCTGAAATTCGACGGTCTGGCGGCGGCGCAACAACCAGCGCTGCCTGAGGGCGAGTCCCACAGCGACGAGTTTTTCGGTGAACAACCGGTGTATCGCCAAGGCCTGGAAGTGAAAATCCCGGCGACGGCCAGCGGGCAGATCAAGGTCAGTTACCAGGGCTGTGCCGATGCCGGACTGTGTTATCCGCCGCAAACCCGGGTCATTGATCTGGGCGGCAAGGCATCCGCCACCACGGCGAGCGACGAAGCACCGGATCAAGCCCTGGCCAGCAGTCTGCAACAGCGGGCGCTGGGCTGGAGTCTGCTGGTGTTTTTCGGCCTTGGCCTGTTGCTGGCGTTTACCCCGTGCTCGTTGCCGATGTTGCCGATTCTGGCGGGCATGATCGTCGGCAGTGGCGCGACACCCCGTCGTGGTTTTGCGCTCGCCAGCAGTTACGTGATCTGCATGGCACTGGTGTACGCCGCCATGGGCGTGATTGCCGCGCTGCTGGGCGCCAACCTTCAGGCCTGGTTGCAGAACCCGTGGCTGCTGGGGGCGTTCGCTGCGGTATTTGTGGTGCTGGCACTGCCGATGTTCGGCTTCTTTGAACTGCAATTGCCGGTGGCGTTGCGCGATCGCCTCGAACACGCCTCGCGCAGCCGCAGCGGTGGCAGCCTGATCGGTGCCGGTGTGCTGGGCGCCTTGTCCGGTCTGCTGGTCGGCCCATGCATGACCGCACCACTGGCCGGAGCCCTGTTGTATATCGCCCAGAGCGGTAACGCGCTGCACGGCGGCTTGATTCTGTTTGCGCTGGGCATCGGCATCGGTGTGCCGTTGTTGTTGCTGGTGACCGTCGGCAATCGCTTCCTGCCCAAACCCGGCGCCTGGATGAATCTGCTCAAGGGCATCTTCGGTTTCCTGTTCCTCGCCACCGCGTTGCTGATGTTGCGCCCGGTACTGGATTCGTCGTTGTGGCTGGGCCTGTGCGGCGCGCTGCTGCTGATCGCCGCGTTCTGCGCCTGGAAGCAATCGGAAGGGTATGGCCGGGTCGCGCAGGTGTTCGGCGCCATCTCGTTGTTGTTGGGACTGTGGGGCAGCCTGCTGATGATCGGCGCGGCGGGCGGCGGCGACGATCCGTATCAACCCTTGCAGGTATACAGCGCCGGCCGTGTGGCCAGCGCGGCACCGAGCGGTCATGAAGCGTTCACCACGATCAAGGACCCCGCAGCACTGCAACGCGAACTGGATGCCGCCACGGCCCAGGGCCAGTGGGTGCTGCTCGATTATTACGCCGACTGGTGCGTGTCGTGCAAAGTCATGGAGAAGCAGGTGTTTGGCCAGGCCAAGGTGATGCAGGCGCTGAGCGACGTGCGTCTGCTCAGGCTGGATGTCACCGCTGACAATGCGGCCAGCCGCGAACTGCTTGGCCGTTACAAGGTTCCGGGCCCACCGAGTTTCGTCTGGATCGGCGCCGACGGTGAAGAGCGCCGCAGCCAGCGCATCACCGGCGAAGTCGATGCCGAGACGTTCCTGCAACGCTGGACCACCACCCGAGACGCTCATTAATGCTGACTTTCACCCTCGGCACCTTTGCCATCGCGCTGAACCATCTGCTGCTGATCAGTGCCTTGGCGCTGGCGACCTTTGTCGGCTGGCGGGTGGCCAAACGCGGTGGCGAGAACCCCGAGTCGGCGCTGTTCAGTCTGTTCCTGCTAGGCATGCTGGCGGCGCGTATCGCGTTCGTGGCGGTGTACTGGTCGCATTATCGCAATGACCCGTGGCAGATCGTCGACCTGCGCGATGGCGGCTTCCTCGCCTGGCCGGGGGTGATCGTGTTGCTGCTCGTTGCGCTGTATCGCGGCTGGCGGCGCCCGGGGTTGCGGCGCCCGCTGGGTTTTGGCGTGGCCAGTGGTGTGCTGTTCTGGCTGTTGGCGACCCTGTCACTGAACATTTACGAACAAGGCACCCGTCTGCCGGACATCGCCCTGCGTAACGCAGCCGGTGAAACCATCAAGCTCAGCGATTATCAGGGCGGTCCGCTGGTGATCAACCTGTGGGCGACCTGGTGTCCACCGTGCCGGCGCGAGATGCCGGTCCTGGAAAATGCTCAACTGCAACGGCCTGACCTGACCTTCCTGTTTGTCAATCAGGGCGAGAGCATGCAAAGCGTGGCGACATTTCTCGAAACCCAGGGCCTGAGCCTGACCAATGTGTTGTTCGACCGCAGCGGCCAAGTGGGCCAAGCCGTGGGCTCCATGGCATTGCCGACTACCCTGTTCTATAGCCCCGACGGTCGCCTGCTGAGCAGCCACCTGGGTGAGTTGTCCAATGCCAGTCTGGCTCGCGCACTGGAAAATTTCGATGCACCACACTCCCAATCGAACCCGGCCATTGCTCCGGCCACCTCTGCAAGGAAACTGCCATGCCCCGCCTCCGCCACCTGCTGACGCTGACAATGGGCGCTGCCCTGTTGCATTTGCCGTCGCTGCAGGCTGCTGAAGAACTGCCTGCCGCGATCAAGCAGATCGAGGCCAAAGGCGCAAAAATCGTCGGCCAGTTCGATGCGCCTGATGGTTTGCGTGGTTACGCGGCGCAATACCAGAACCGTGGCATGGCGCTCTACCTCACCCCGGATGGCAAGCACGTGCTGCTCGGCAACCTGTACGACGCCGACGGCAAAGACCTGAGCAGCGAACCGTTGCAGAAACTGGTGTATGCGCCGATGGCCAAGGAAGTCTGGGCCAAGTTCGAGGCTAGCAACTGGATTCAGGACGGCAACAAGGATGCACCGCGCACGGTGTACCTGTTCAGCGACCCGAACTGCCCGTACTGCAACATGTTCTGGGAACAGGCACGCCCTTGGGTCAAGGCCGGCAAAGTGCAGTTGCGGCACATCATGGTCGGGATCATTCGCGAAGACAGCCCGGGCAAGTCCGCCGCGCTGCTGGCAGCCAAGGATCCGGCCAAGGCGCTGGAGGATCACGAGAAGGCTGGCAAAGCCAGTTCGCTCAAGGCCTTGAAGGACATTCCGGCGGCGGTGCAGACCAAACTGGCGGCCAACATGCAGTTGATGGAGGACCTGGACTTGCAGGCGACCCCGGCGATTTTCTACATGGACGACAAGGGTGAGCTGCAACAACAGCAAGGGGCGCCTTCGCCGGACAAGCTGGCGAAGATTCTCGGCCCGAAATAGCTCCGGACCTTTCGAAACCTGGCGGCCCTTTCACGAGCAAGCCCGCTGCCACCCTGGACTGAAATCCTCTGTGGCAGCGGGCTTGCTCGCGAAGAACGTTTACGCGGTGTGGCGGTTGCGCTCGCTCAAGAAGCTGAACAGCACCTCGTTCACAAACGCCGGATTCTCCAGACTGGAGATATGCCCTGCCTCCGGCACCAACACCCACGGGCAACCAATCAACTCAGCCATTTCCTGCGTTTCCGCCGGTGGCCGTGGTTTGTCCTGATCGCCGCACAGCACCAGCGTGGCCTGCGCATTCAACTCGCCCAGGCGTGGCAACAGATCATCCCGACTGAAGGTGATACGCCCCATTGGCACGATGCTGTCGCGCAGACGGTCAGACGAATACGCCGCCAGTTTCGCGCGGAAATCCTGGTAAAGCGCCGACTGCGGATCAATGCCCGGACGGAAGAAGATCGGCACGACGATGTCGAGCAAGAGGTCAGAGATTTCGCCGGACTCTTCGATCTGCTTGAACAGCGAAAAATAGTACTGGCGGGTAGGCTCTGGCTCGACGCCGACGTAAGTGTCCATCAGCACCAGGCCGTTGACCCGTTGCGGCGCCGACAATGCCAGGCGTACGCCCCACATGCCTCCGACCGACAACCCGACCAGAGTGACCTGGTCGATCTCCAGGTGATCGAGCAACGCCTGCACCTGACGGGCGATGTCGTCCAGCGAAGTGGTGCCTTGCGGCAACGCGCCGGACTCACCGTGGCCCCAAAGATCCAGGGCGATCACCCGATAGTGCGGCGACAGTGCAGCAATCTGCGGCGCCCACATGGCGGTGTCCCACAGATAACTGCCCGCCAGCAACACGGCCGGGCCGGTGCCTTGATCAATGTAGTGCAGCGCTTGTCCGTCAACCGTGAAAAAAGCCATCGACCACCCCCGCGGTAGAAAAAGAGAACCGGCAGCCTGAGCTGCCGGTAGTTTGTCGTCAACCTGGGAAATGTACGTGAATGTGCCGGTTTATTTGTGTTGAATTCACTGACGCCATCGCTGGCAAGCCAGCTCCCACAGGTTCTACGCTGCACACAAATGTTGTGAACACGTTCGATCAGTGTGGGCGCTGGCTTGCCAGCAATGGGGCCGCAGATTACAACCCTTCCAGCTCCGCCATCAGGTCATTCAACCGATCCACCTTGTCCTCGGTGATGTCACTGGCCGCCAGGCCTTCGATGTACTCGGCCAGTTCCTGCACCGTGCTGCACTCGAACATCGCCCGCAGCGGCACATCGCGTTGCAGGGTTTTCTGCACCCGCGAAGCGATCTGCGTAGCCAGCAACGAATGCCCGCCCAACTCGAAGAAGTTGTCGCGCACGCCGACCTTGTCGACCTTCAGCACCTCGGCCCAGATATCGGCCAAGGTCTGCTCCAGCTCGTTGCGCGGGGCCAGGTAATCCGCGCTCTGCAACTGGCCGATCTCCAGCGCCGGCAGGGCCTTGCGGTCGAGTTTGCCGTTGGCGTTATGCGGCAGCTGATCCAGCCACAACCAGTGCAGCGGCACCATGTATTCCGGCAGTTCGCTGCGCAGGCGTTGCTTGATCCGTTCCAGGCGTTCGCTCGGATTGAGCGCCGAATCCGCCGCGACCAGATAGCCGACCAGGTGCTTGCCGTTGACCCCTTCCTGCACCCCGACCGCCGCATCACGGACTTCCGGTTGCTCGTGCAGACGCGCCTCGATTTCACCCAGTTCGATGCGGTAACCGCGAATCTTCACCTGATGGTCGACCCGACCGACGTATTCCAGCACACCGTCACTGCGGCGCCGCGCCAGGTCACCGGTACGGTACAGACGCTCGCCCGGCGCGCCGAACGGGTTCGGTACGAACACCGGCGCGGTGCGCAGCGGATCGCTGACGTAACCGCGACCGACGCCAGTACCGGCCACGCACAACTCCCCCACCGCACCCAACGGCACCAATTCCAGCGCGCCATCGACCAGATAGAGCAGGTTGTTGTCGGTCGGCGTACCAATCGGCAAGTAGCTGCCGCGGGTCGAGGCCAGATCGACGCGGAAAAACGCCACGTCATCGGAACATTCTGCCGGACCGTAAGCATTGACCAGCCCGATCTGCGGATAACGCAACAGCCACTGATGCGCCAGTTCCGGCGGCATCGCTTCGCCAGTCGGCAGCATCCAGCGCAGGCCGTCGAGGCTCAGGCGCTCCGAGGCAAGCATGCCTTGTATCAGCGACGGCACGCTCTCCAGCACGGTGATGCCCTGCGCCTGCACGTGCACCAGCAAACCCTGCGGATCGTGGGCGATGGTGTTCGGCACAATGTCCACCCGAGCGCCGAACAGCGGCGCGGCGAGGAACTGCCAGACCGAAATGTCGAAGCTTTGCGAAGCGGTCTGTGCGATCACATCGGCGTCGCTCAGATCGAGGTACGGACGCTTGCTCAACTGGTTGTTGAGCATGCCGCGCTGCTCGACCATCACGCCTTTCGGCAGGCCGGTCGAGCCCGAGGTGTAGATCACATAGGCGAGGTTGTCCGGGCCGCTGTGAATACCCGGGTTTTCCACCGATGTCGTCTGCGCTTGCAGCGTTTCCCAGACCAACAGACGCGGACGGTTGGCGCAGCTGAATTCATCCAGCAAGGCCTGCGCCTGTGCCTGGCAGGCGGCACTGCACACCAGCACCGGCGCCCGGCTCAGCTCAAGGATGCGTTGCAGGCGCTGGCCCGGCAGGCCGGGATCCAGCGGCAGGTAACCGCCACCGGCCTTGAAGCTGCCGATGATCATCCCGAGCAGATCGAGGTTACGCTCGGCCAGCAACGCCACCGGTTGATCCATCTGCAGCCCGGCTGCGACCAGGGCATGGCCGAGGCGGTTGGCGTTATGGTTCAGCTCGGCATAGCTCAGTTGCTGATCCAGGCATGTGGCAGCGATGCGTTGCGGGTGCGCCGCCACCTGCGCTTCGAACAGCGCCACGTAGCTCTGCTCCAGTGGATAATCGTGTGCGCTCTGGTTGCAACCGTGCAGCAGGAAGTCCTGCTCCTCACGGCCCAGCAACGGCAGTTCGGCCATGTCGCCATGGAAGCCATCGACCAGCGCCAGCAACAGACGCTTGAACTCGCCGAGCATGCGCTCGATGGTCGACTCGTCGAAGTAGCGCTGGTCATACGACAGATGCAACCCAAGGTCATCGCCCGGATAACACACCGCCGTCAACGGGAAGTTGGTGTGGGTGCGGCCAGAATCCGAGGTCGCGTTGAGGCTCTGCGCACGGTCCAGTACCGAGACTTCCACCGGCGCGTTTTCAAACACGAACAGGCTGTCGAACAGCGGCTGGCCTTTCGGCAGTTCGCTCTGTTCCTGAATGTTCACCAGCGGCAGGTATTCGTACTCGCGCAGTTGCATGTTGCTGTCGAGCAGCGCGCTCAGCCACTGGCGCACGCTGCTGCGCTGATCGTCCTCGGGCATTTTCACCCGCAGGGCAATGCTGTTGATAAACAGGCCGACGGTGCGTTGCATCTCCGGCATGTCCACCGGACGCCCGGCCACGGTCACACCAAACAGCACGTCACGATCACCGCTCAGGCGGCGCAGCACCAAGGCCCACGCCGCTTGAGCGAAGGTGTTCACTGTCAGTTGATGGGCCTGGGCCAGTTCACGCAGACGTGCACCGTCCTCGACCTTGAGGCGGGTGTAGCAGTCGCCGACGATCATGCCGCCGCTTTCGCCGGCATGTTCACGCAGGAACGGCCGGTCGCTCGGGATCGGCGTGGTGCGCTCGAACCCTTGCAGGTTCTGCTGCCACCACTGGCGCGCCTCGGCCAGGCTCTGGCGTTGCAGCCAGCCGATGTAATCGCGGTAGCGCGGCGGCACCGACAATTGCGCTTCGCGACCTTCACCGAGGGCGGTGTAGATCTCGAAAAAATCGTTCATCAGCAACGAGCGGCACCAGGCATCAATCAGGATGTGGTGGTTGCTCATCATGAACCAGTAACGCGCCGCGCCGACCTTGATCAGGCGCAGGTGGAACGGTGCCTGATTGAGCAGATCGAAACCGGTCTCGCGCTCGCTTTTGAGCAACGCCTGCAGCTTCGGTTCTTGCTCGTCCTCGGCAACGGTGCTCCAGTCCAGGTACTCAATCGGCGTGCGCCCCGGGGAGTGAATCACTTGCAGCATGTCTTCGCCGACGTTCCAGCAGAACGACGCACGCAGCGCTTCGTGACGGGCGACCACCGCTTGCCAGGCCTGGGCAAAACGCTCGGGATCGAGTTCGCTGTTGATGCGGTAGCGATCCTGCATGTAGTACAGGCCCGTGCCCGGTTCGAGCAAGGTGTGCAGGAGCATGCCTTCCTGCATCGGCGTCAGCGGATAGACGTCTTCGATGTGCGCCGCCGGCACCGGCAACGCATCGAGTTGCGCCTGAGTCAGTTTCGCCAGCGGGAAGTCCGACGGCGTCAACCCGCCGGCCGTGTCTTGCAGGCAATGGGCGATCAGGCTTTGCAGTTCGCCGAGGTAGGCGTCGGCCAGATCAACGATGGTCTGCGCGTCATATCGCTCGGCGCTGAAGGTCCAGCGCAGCAGCAGTTCACCGCCATACACCTGACTGTCGATGCTCAACTCGTTGGGCAGCGGCGCCTGCGGATCGTGGGCG encodes:
- the dsbD gene encoding protein-disulfide reductase DsbD, with amino-acid sequence MRHFFLLFALLMSSLAQAGNNPFDTKPEFLPVDKAFVLTSERLESGETQLFWQITDGYYLYQKRLKFDGLAAAQQPALPEGESHSDEFFGEQPVYRQGLEVKIPATASGQIKVSYQGCADAGLCYPPQTRVIDLGGKASATTASDEAPDQALASSLQQRALGWSLLVFFGLGLLLAFTPCSLPMLPILAGMIVGSGATPRRGFALASSYVICMALVYAAMGVIAALLGANLQAWLQNPWLLGAFAAVFVVLALPMFGFFELQLPVALRDRLEHASRSRSGGSLIGAGVLGALSGLLVGPCMTAPLAGALLYIAQSGNALHGGLILFALGIGIGVPLLLLVTVGNRFLPKPGAWMNLLKGIFGFLFLATALLMLRPVLDSSLWLGLCGALLLIAAFCAWKQSEGYGRVAQVFGAISLLLGLWGSLLMIGAAGGGDDPYQPLQVYSAGRVASAAPSGHEAFTTIKDPAALQRELDAATAQGQWVLLDYYADWCVSCKVMEKQVFGQAKVMQALSDVRLLRLDVTADNAASRELLGRYKVPGPPSFVWIGADGEERRSQRITGEVDAETFLQRWTTTRDAH
- a CDS encoding TlpA disulfide reductase family protein, whose translation is MLTFTLGTFAIALNHLLLISALALATFVGWRVAKRGGENPESALFSLFLLGMLAARIAFVAVYWSHYRNDPWQIVDLRDGGFLAWPGVIVLLLVALYRGWRRPGLRRPLGFGVASGVLFWLLATLSLNIYEQGTRLPDIALRNAAGETIKLSDYQGGPLVINLWATWCPPCRREMPVLENAQLQRPDLTFLFVNQGESMQSVATFLETQGLSLTNVLFDRSGQVGQAVGSMALPTTLFYSPDGRLLSSHLGELSNASLARALENFDAPHSQSNPAIAPATSARKLPCPASATC
- the dsbG gene encoding thiol:disulfide interchange protein DsbG — translated: MPRLRHLLTLTMGAALLHLPSLQAAEELPAAIKQIEAKGAKIVGQFDAPDGLRGYAAQYQNRGMALYLTPDGKHVLLGNLYDADGKDLSSEPLQKLVYAPMAKEVWAKFEASNWIQDGNKDAPRTVYLFSDPNCPYCNMFWEQARPWVKAGKVQLRHIMVGIIREDSPGKSAALLAAKDPAKALEDHEKAGKASSLKALKDIPAAVQTKLAANMQLMEDLDLQATPAIFYMDDKGELQQQQGAPSPDKLAKILGPK
- a CDS encoding alpha/beta fold hydrolase: MAFFTVDGQALHYIDQGTGPAVLLAGSYLWDTAMWAPQIAALSPHYRVIALDLWGHGESGALPQGTTSLDDIARQVQALLDHLEIDQVTLVGLSVGGMWGVRLALSAPQRVNGLVLMDTYVGVEPEPTRQYYFSLFKQIEESGEISDLLLDIVVPIFFRPGIDPQSALYQDFRAKLAAYSSDRLRDSIVPMGRITFSRDDLLPRLGELNAQATLVLCGDQDKPRPPAETQEMAELIGCPWVLVPEAGHISSLENPAFVNEVLFSFLSERNRHTA